A genomic region of Vibrio ziniensis contains the following coding sequences:
- a CDS encoding methyl-accepting chemotaxis protein, with product MRINQPITQKEVLYPPHYNLLSITKPSSHITYASDEFCKVAGYRLEEMVGQPHNLVRHPDMPEAAFQDMWSHLKKGHSWMGIVKNRTKSGDHYWVDAFASPIIENGKTIEYQSVRLSPNREHVENAEKVYAQIRANKTPWQLKMPRTRLWQRMTVGFIGAAIISAAVNYFLSGFGVPVMFFLSVITSYVLTRRLEKVAETARKVFDNPLMELVYNKRIDDISEIQLALKMRQSELNAVVGRIQDSNLQLVEAAKASSTNCNHTADNLDGQARETEQVATAITEMNSTANEIANNAQAASAVANNAQTAANEGVDSVADTVNSIVQLAKQLDSATSVIEKLSAQSATIGQVIEVIQSVSEQTNLLALNAAIEAARAGEQGRGFAVVADEVRKLAQRSSESSEEIQNIVQSIQNSTREAVDTISHGNVLSQNCVNSANHSGDKLKALLAQMADIAQRNEHIATAVDEMARVTESMNASVQSISDGSTATLLLANDTHKQCKALVTNLDSQGALVKQFRRL from the coding sequence ATGCGTATTAATCAACCAATTACACAAAAAGAAGTCCTTTACCCTCCTCATTACAATCTACTGTCGATCACTAAACCTAGCAGCCATATTACTTATGCGAGTGACGAATTTTGCAAAGTTGCTGGATACCGTTTAGAAGAGATGGTCGGCCAACCTCACAACCTTGTTCGCCATCCTGATATGCCAGAAGCTGCGTTCCAAGATATGTGGTCTCATTTAAAAAAGGGACATTCATGGATGGGGATCGTAAAGAACAGAACCAAATCTGGTGATCACTATTGGGTAGATGCTTTTGCTTCTCCAATTATAGAAAATGGCAAAACCATTGAATACCAATCTGTTCGCTTATCTCCAAATCGTGAACATGTTGAAAACGCCGAAAAAGTGTATGCGCAGATCCGCGCAAATAAAACGCCTTGGCAACTAAAGATGCCGAGAACTCGCTTATGGCAACGCATGACTGTCGGTTTTATTGGAGCTGCAATCATTTCTGCTGCTGTTAACTATTTCCTATCTGGTTTTGGCGTACCGGTAATGTTCTTTTTGAGCGTAATCACCAGTTACGTATTGACGCGCCGTTTAGAGAAAGTGGCAGAGACTGCACGTAAAGTATTTGATAACCCACTAATGGAGCTTGTTTATAACAAGCGTATTGATGATATCTCCGAAATACAGCTTGCTCTAAAAATGCGCCAGTCTGAGCTGAACGCAGTTGTTGGACGAATTCAAGACTCGAACCTTCAACTTGTAGAAGCCGCGAAAGCATCGTCAACGAACTGCAATCATACGGCTGACAACCTTGATGGTCAGGCTCGTGAAACAGAGCAAGTTGCTACAGCCATTACTGAGATGAATTCAACAGCGAATGAAATTGCCAATAACGCTCAAGCGGCATCAGCTGTGGCTAACAACGCACAAACCGCAGCGAATGAAGGTGTGGATTCCGTAGCTGACACGGTCAACTCAATTGTGCAGCTAGCAAAACAACTAGACTCAGCGACAAGCGTGATTGAGAAGCTTTCGGCACAAAGTGCGACTATCGGTCAGGTTATCGAAGTGATTCAAAGTGTTTCTGAGCAAACCAACCTACTTGCCTTAAACGCGGCTATAGAAGCAGCGCGAGCCGGTGAACAGGGTCGAGGTTTTGCCGTTGTAGCCGATGAAGTACGTAAACTCGCACAACGTAGCTCAGAATCCAGCGAAGAGATTCAGAACATAGTTCAGTCGATCCAAAACAGCACTCGTGAAGCCGTAGATACTATAAGTCATGGCAATGTGCTGTCACAAAACTGTGTGAATAGTGCCAATCATTCGGGTGACAAACTAAAAGCCTTGCTGGCACAAATGGCTGATATTGCACAGCGAAATGAACACATAGCAACTGCGGTTGATGAAATGGCTCGTGTTACGGAAAGTATGAACGCCAGTGTACAATCAATCAGTGATGGCTCAACAGCCACTCTCCTACTCGCCAATGACACACACAAACAGTGCAAAGCGTTGGTAACAAACCTTGATTCACAGGGTGCTTTAGTCAAACAGTTTAGACGTTTATAG
- the cspE gene encoding transcription antiterminator/RNA stability regulator CspE, giving the protein MSNTTGTVKWFNETKGFGFIAQDNGGADVFVHFRAITAEGFKTLKEGQKVSFTVENGQKGPQAANVTVI; this is encoded by the coding sequence ATGTCTAACACTACTGGTACCGTTAAATGGTTTAACGAAACTAAAGGTTTTGGTTTCATCGCTCAAGATAACGGCGGCGCAGACGTATTCGTACACTTCCGTGCAATCACTGCAGAAGGTTTCAAAACTCTGAAAGAAGGCCAAAAGGTTTCTTTCACTGTTGAAAACGGTCAAAAAGGCCCACAAGCTGCTAACGTAACTGTTATCTAA
- a CDS encoding MATE family efflux transporter, which produces MNPPSLSNQLFQMTWPMLFGVLSLMSFQLVDSAFIGQLGILPLATQGFTMPLQMVIIGVQVGLGIATTAVISKALGEEKTRYAKQLGGLVLAMGSSCVALFGLIIYLLRYPILSLLDAPETIYSIIDVYWVWWAISAWTGAVLYFLYSVCRANGNTMLPGTMMMVTSLLNLILDPLFIFVFDLGINGAAIATILAFGIGIAVVMPKVSGKHWISYEWQDLDIVASVKSIGHIMGPAMLSQLLPPLSSMLATKLLASFGATAVAAWALGSRFEFFAIVAVLALTMSMPPMIGRMLGAGKLADIRKLVNIAIRFILIFQLAIALVAIALSTPLASLMTSEKSVESILNWHLMIVPLSLGSLGVCMLMVSVSNALGKSYIALTVSALRLFVFFLPCLWIGSQLGGLQGLFIGAFIGNLLAGSTAWWVYLRTLKEIERHQLAIQS; this is translated from the coding sequence ATGAATCCTCCATCATTATCCAATCAGCTATTTCAAATGACTTGGCCGATGCTTTTTGGCGTCTTGTCACTGATGAGTTTCCAGTTAGTCGACAGTGCATTTATCGGTCAACTTGGCATTCTTCCACTCGCCACACAAGGTTTCACCATGCCTTTGCAAATGGTGATCATTGGTGTACAAGTCGGACTAGGTATAGCAACAACCGCTGTTATATCCAAAGCTTTGGGTGAAGAAAAAACACGCTACGCGAAACAGCTTGGCGGCTTAGTTTTAGCGATGGGCAGCAGCTGCGTGGCTCTGTTTGGTTTGATCATCTACTTGTTGCGCTACCCTATTCTTTCCTTGCTTGACGCACCAGAAACCATCTATTCGATAATTGATGTCTACTGGGTATGGTGGGCGATTAGTGCTTGGACAGGCGCAGTTCTGTATTTCCTTTACAGCGTGTGCCGAGCCAATGGCAACACCATGTTGCCCGGAACTATGATGATGGTGACCAGCTTACTGAACTTGATTTTGGATCCTCTGTTTATCTTTGTATTTGATCTCGGCATCAATGGTGCGGCTATTGCAACCATACTTGCATTTGGTATTGGCATAGCCGTAGTGATGCCAAAAGTTTCTGGCAAACACTGGATTAGTTACGAATGGCAAGATTTGGATATTGTCGCAAGCGTAAAATCCATCGGTCATATCATGGGTCCAGCAATGTTAAGCCAACTTTTGCCACCACTTTCTTCTATGCTAGCAACAAAACTATTGGCAAGCTTTGGCGCAACCGCAGTCGCAGCTTGGGCATTAGGGTCTCGCTTTGAGTTCTTTGCCATTGTCGCGGTGTTAGCATTAACCATGTCTATGCCACCAATGATCGGCAGAATGTTGGGAGCAGGCAAACTTGCAGATATCCGAAAACTAGTAAACATTGCCATTCGCTTTATTCTTATTTTCCAACTCGCTATTGCGCTTGTCGCTATCGCGCTGTCGACACCATTGGCATCACTCATGACCAGTGAAAAGAGCGTTGAATCCATTTTGAACTGGCACTTGATGATTGTCCCTCTGAGCCTAGGTTCTCTTGGAGTTTGCATGTTGATGGTGTCCGTATCGAACGCGTTAGGAAAATCCTATATTGCATTAACTGTTTCAGCTTTGAGATTGTTTGTTTTCTTCCTTCCGTGCCTATGGATTGGATCTCAGCTGGGCGGTTTACAAGGTCTTTTTATCGGAGCATTTATCGGAAATCTATTAGCGGGTAGCACGGCTTGGTGGGTGTATCTGAGAACATTGAAAGAAATTGAACGACATCAGCTAGCAATTCAGTCATAA
- the trmY gene encoding tRNA (pseudouridine(54)-N(1))-methyltransferase TrmY, which yields MRTFVLRARSAPTDSQKLQAEVGGKAHAEILAHGIMNAIFTAQSHREDAVIHLVLESTQDFSRTITIDANTISDIGGFHESALIALLVKALDKSLGMTKEQIREVQAGLTVQTISFEALVTKLADSHSMYMMDKKGESIRTIEIGPNPCFLLTDHIPMPKKTGNSLKRLGVEKLSLGPKMLFASQCITLIHNELDMRE from the coding sequence ATGCGTACTTTCGTTCTCAGAGCACGTTCAGCCCCAACCGATAGTCAAAAACTGCAAGCAGAAGTAGGCGGTAAAGCTCATGCTGAAATTCTTGCACACGGTATTATGAACGCAATTTTTACCGCTCAATCACACCGTGAAGATGCAGTCATTCACTTGGTGCTGGAAAGTACTCAAGATTTCTCTCGTACCATTACTATCGATGCCAACACCATCAGTGATATCGGTGGTTTCCACGAATCCGCATTAATTGCTCTGCTAGTCAAAGCATTAGACAAGTCTTTGGGTATGACTAAAGAACAAATACGTGAAGTGCAAGCAGGTTTAACTGTACAGACGATTAGCTTTGAAGCTCTGGTAACGAAGCTTGCTGATTCCCATTCTATGTACATGATGGACAAGAAAGGCGAATCCATTCGTACCATCGAGATTGGCCCAAATCCTTGCTTTTTACTTACCGATCATATTCCTATGCCGAAAAAAACAGGCAACTCCCTAAAACGCCTTGGTGTCGAGAAGTTGAGTTTAGGGCCTAAGATGCTGTTTGCTTCGCAATGTATTACGCTTATTCATAATGAATTGGACATGCGTGAATAA
- the cyoE gene encoding heme o synthase encodes MSKSASFTSANSVAAARSDITVAPARWRIYWTLTKPKVVALMLLTALVGMCLAQQAALPLQEVVLGLSGIGLMAGSAAAYNHLIDRRIDAIMARTYRRPLPSGEIQAYKVFAFATAIGIAGFATLYLGVNALTAWLTFASLLGYALVYTVYLKRATPQNIVIAGLAGAMPPLLGWTAITNELHGHAWLLVMIIFIWTPPHFWALAIHRKDDYAKADIPMLPVTHGVEYTKTSILLYTFLLAIVCLLPVLVGMSGVLYFVASTILSLGFIYSAWILKYRSDEQSAITTFKYSIYHLMMLFIALLLDHYFV; translated from the coding sequence ATGAGTAAGTCAGCCTCATTTACATCTGCCAACTCAGTTGCCGCTGCTCGATCAGATATCACCGTCGCTCCCGCCCGCTGGCGAATATATTGGACTCTGACTAAACCTAAGGTTGTTGCACTGATGTTACTGACCGCTTTAGTTGGAATGTGTTTGGCACAGCAAGCTGCGTTGCCATTACAAGAAGTCGTATTGGGATTATCAGGAATCGGTTTGATGGCTGGATCAGCAGCGGCATACAATCACCTGATTGACCGACGTATCGATGCCATTATGGCGCGAACCTATCGCCGACCATTGCCTTCTGGTGAAATCCAAGCTTATAAAGTATTCGCTTTTGCTACTGCTATCGGTATCGCTGGTTTTGCCACTCTTTATTTGGGTGTAAATGCATTAACCGCATGGCTAACGTTCGCTAGTTTATTGGGTTATGCATTGGTTTATACGGTTTATCTCAAACGAGCAACACCACAAAACATTGTTATCGCGGGTTTAGCCGGAGCTATGCCGCCATTGTTAGGTTGGACAGCCATAACTAATGAACTGCATGGACATGCGTGGCTGCTTGTCATGATCATCTTCATTTGGACCCCTCCTCATTTCTGGGCTTTGGCGATACATCGCAAAGACGATTATGCCAAGGCTGATATTCCGATGTTGCCCGTCACCCATGGGGTTGAGTACACCAAAACATCGATTTTGCTTTATACGTTTCTGCTGGCGATTGTGTGCTTATTACCGGTTTTGGTTGGAATGAGTGGGGTGCTGTATTTTGTCGCTTCAACCATTTTGAGCTTAGGCTTCATCTACTCGGCGTGGATTTTAAAGTATCGTTCGGACGAGCAGTCAGCCATTACCACCTTCAAATATTCAATCTACCATTTGATGATGTTGTTTATTGCGCTGCTGCTCGACCACTATTTCGTGTAA
- the aroG gene encoding 3-deoxy-7-phosphoheptulonate synthase AroG, which translates to MYQTDDVNIKRIKELLPPVAVLEKFPATDVASSTTFQARQAIHNILNNEDDRLLVIVGPCSIHDPEAAIEYGKRLKKLRDELSGQLEVVMRVYFEKPRTTVGWKGLINDPYLNDTYKINDGLRMGRKLLLDLTDMGMPTASEFLDMITPQYVADLISWGAIGARTTESQVHRELASGISCPVGFKNGTDGNIKIASDAIRSAESSHHFLSVTKFGHSAIVETAGNPDCHIILRGGKEPNYSAEHVSDIKNQLEASGLRQKVMIDFSHANSSKQYQRQMVVSEDVSAQIAGGEHAIFGVMIESHLVEGRQDLVDGKAPTYGQSITDACIGWNDTETVLRQLADAVEKRRKG; encoded by the coding sequence ATGTATCAAACCGATGATGTAAATATTAAACGTATTAAAGAACTATTACCCCCAGTTGCAGTACTAGAAAAATTTCCAGCGACTGATGTTGCTTCTTCAACAACTTTTCAAGCACGCCAAGCGATTCATAACATTTTAAATAATGAAGATGACAGACTACTTGTTATCGTTGGTCCTTGCTCTATTCATGATCCTGAAGCTGCGATCGAATATGGTAAACGCTTGAAGAAACTGCGCGATGAGCTCAGTGGTCAGCTTGAAGTTGTTATGCGTGTTTATTTTGAAAAACCACGTACAACAGTAGGTTGGAAAGGTCTTATCAACGACCCTTACCTAAACGACACGTACAAGATTAATGACGGTTTACGCATGGGTCGCAAGCTATTGCTTGATTTAACAGACATGGGTATGCCTACTGCGAGTGAGTTCTTAGACATGATCACTCCGCAATATGTTGCTGACTTAATTAGTTGGGGCGCTATCGGTGCTCGTACAACTGAATCACAAGTACACCGTGAATTGGCTTCTGGTATTTCATGCCCAGTGGGTTTCAAAAACGGTACAGATGGCAACATCAAGATTGCTTCTGATGCGATCCGCTCTGCTGAGTCTTCACATCACTTTTTGTCAGTAACTAAGTTTGGTCACTCAGCGATTGTAGAGACGGCAGGTAACCCTGATTGCCATATCATTCTTCGTGGTGGTAAAGAGCCAAACTACAGTGCAGAACATGTCAGTGACATTAAAAATCAGTTAGAAGCTTCGGGCTTGCGTCAAAAAGTGATGATTGATTTCAGTCACGCAAACAGCTCTAAACAATACCAACGTCAGATGGTTGTAAGCGAGGATGTAAGCGCACAAATCGCTGGTGGTGAACACGCAATTTTTGGCGTAATGATTGAGTCACACCTTGTTGAAGGTCGCCAAGACCTTGTTGACGGTAAAGCGCCAACTTACGGTCAATCAATCACTGATGCGTGTATTGGCTGGAACGATACAGAGACAGTATTACGCCAACTTGCCGATGCAGTAGAAAAGCGTCGTAAAGGCTAA
- a CDS encoding MBL fold metallo-hydrolase — MNQVENNRVSDTAVLDGKFANHEVDNKNSIRDFLAISWAYLTEKHEDTVPKKPIPVQSITSEQLEIEKEDVVYRLGHSSILMKLDNQWVLTDPVFSDRASPVQWAGPKRFHQPPISIEELPTIDVVLISHDHYDHLDKAAVKKLAKKVEHFLVPLKVGALLEKWGVPASKIQEFRWWDSASRGSIEFAFTPTQHFSGRGLTDRNQTLWGSWVIRSSEKSIFFSSDSGYFSGFKEIGDKYGPFDLTMIETGAYNKLWSEVHMFPRESIQAHIDLKGNVMMPIHNSTFDLSMHRWYEPLEKASNLARSLGIDLVTPVIGQRMPLNESFQSVKWWEQLEVEIKAEPAVQNFLNSAS, encoded by the coding sequence ATGAATCAAGTTGAAAACAATCGAGTCTCAGATACAGCAGTGCTTGATGGCAAATTTGCTAACCACGAAGTGGATAACAAAAACAGCATTCGTGATTTCTTAGCTATCTCTTGGGCTTATCTAACTGAAAAACATGAGGATACAGTGCCCAAAAAGCCGATTCCGGTGCAAAGTATCACTAGTGAACAGTTAGAAATAGAAAAAGAAGACGTAGTTTACCGCTTAGGTCACTCTTCTATTTTAATGAAATTGGACAATCAATGGGTGTTAACAGACCCTGTATTCAGTGACCGAGCTTCACCTGTGCAATGGGCAGGACCAAAACGTTTTCACCAGCCACCAATTTCGATTGAAGAGTTGCCAACAATCGATGTGGTATTGATAAGCCACGATCACTATGACCATTTAGATAAAGCCGCAGTAAAAAAACTAGCTAAAAAAGTAGAACACTTCCTAGTGCCACTTAAAGTTGGTGCTTTACTAGAAAAATGGGGCGTCCCAGCTAGTAAAATCCAAGAGTTTCGCTGGTGGGATAGTGCTAGCCGAGGTTCTATCGAGTTTGCATTCACACCTACCCAGCATTTTTCAGGTCGCGGTTTGACCGACCGCAATCAGACTCTTTGGGGTAGCTGGGTTATTCGTAGCAGCGAAAAGTCGATTTTCTTTAGTAGTGACTCTGGCTATTTCAGCGGGTTTAAAGAGATTGGCGACAAATACGGACCTTTCGATTTAACCATGATCGAGACAGGTGCTTATAACAAGCTTTGGTCTGAAGTTCACATGTTCCCACGCGAAAGCATTCAGGCACACATCGATCTTAAAGGTAATGTAATGATGCCAATTCATAACAGTACCTTCGATTTGTCGATGCACCGTTGGTATGAGCCTTTGGAGAAAGCCTCTAATCTTGCTCGCTCGTTAGGTATAGACTTGGTGACACCAGTTATTGGTCAACGTATGCCTCTTAATGAGTCATTCCAGTCTGTGAAATGGTGGGAACAACTTGAAGTAGAAATCAAGGCAGAGCCTGCAGTACAAAACTTTTTAAATTCCGCCTCTTAG
- a CDS encoding FAD-binding and (Fe-S)-binding domain-containing protein: protein MKNKAHYHQLIEVLKSQIAEERIITQEAKRLAYGTDASFYRLIPEAVLRLNSLEEVVFAIKSCEKLSLPFTFRAAGTSLSGQAVSDSVLITLTDDWRKHQILDEGEKIRLQPGVIGADANKYLAPFQRKIGPDPASINTCKIGGIAANNASGMCCGTAQNSYQTVDNMKVVFADGYILDTSDKKSVETFKQHRSDIVNGLQTLRNETLANQALHERIKYKYRLKNTTGYSLNALVDYEDPIDILKHLFIGSEGTLGFIAEITYNTVIEHTHKASALLVFSDIEQASQAVTRLKQSPVAAVEMMDGRAMRSVADKAGMPDFIKSLDLEAAALLIESHASHHKALQHQCGQVMEMLKDFKIIESVPFTSDANTVSTLWGIRKGMFPAVGAVREVGTTVIIEDVAFPIENLANGIRDLQQLFDKYQYQEAIIFGHALEGNLHFVFTQGFEQPEEIERYGAFMDEVADLVAVKYQGSLKAEHGTGRNMAPYVELEWGKEGYALMQKIKALFDPNGLLNPGVIINDDPKAHLNNLKLMPAADDLVDRCIECGFCEPVCPSRTLTLSPRQRIVLYRELQHRRKQGALDSADELNKVFEYQGLDTCAATGLCADRCPVGINTGDLVKKLRSAKYEKFTPIALWTSEHFAATTAMTRSALKLNKVATNILGEKSVKSIVDGTRKLTRGKTPVWLAEMPLSNGYPLAKAAGDLPQREKKVVYMPSCASRSMGQQSDAADQRPLTEVTLSILNKAGYEVVLPDELNQQCCGMPYDSKGMNDIAKDKAHQLEEVLWKATQYGQYPVLMDTSPCAKRSLELFSKPLKVYEPTGFVSQYLLEHLSITPKQETVMLHVTCSSRRMGLTNAMTNLAKACVNTVIVPEHIECCGWAGDKGFTTPELNAAAVHPLKEQVPEGCTRGFSDSRTCEIGLSHHSGITYQSILYLVDEVSRPR, encoded by the coding sequence ATGAAAAACAAAGCACACTATCACCAGCTTATTGAAGTACTGAAAAGCCAGATTGCTGAAGAGCGTATTATCACTCAGGAAGCGAAGCGACTTGCCTACGGCACAGATGCTAGCTTCTATCGCCTTATTCCAGAAGCCGTTCTACGCCTTAATAGCTTAGAGGAAGTCGTCTTCGCGATTAAAAGCTGTGAGAAACTCAGTTTACCCTTCACTTTTCGTGCTGCAGGAACCAGTTTATCTGGTCAGGCAGTCTCCGATTCTGTGCTTATTACCCTAACTGATGACTGGCGAAAGCATCAGATCCTAGATGAAGGTGAAAAAATTCGCTTACAACCGGGAGTAATCGGCGCTGATGCCAACAAATATCTCGCACCCTTCCAGCGAAAAATAGGTCCAGACCCGGCCTCAATCAACACCTGCAAAATTGGCGGTATTGCAGCCAACAATGCCAGCGGTATGTGTTGCGGTACGGCGCAAAACTCCTATCAAACCGTTGATAACATGAAAGTGGTGTTTGCCGATGGTTATATTCTCGATACCAGTGATAAGAAAAGCGTAGAAACCTTTAAACAGCATAGAAGCGACATCGTTAATGGCTTACAAACGCTAAGAAACGAAACACTGGCAAACCAAGCATTGCATGAGCGAATCAAATACAAATATCGTTTAAAAAACACGACTGGCTATTCACTTAACGCACTAGTCGATTACGAAGACCCTATCGATATTCTAAAACATCTCTTTATTGGTTCTGAAGGCACACTCGGCTTTATCGCTGAGATTACCTATAACACAGTAATAGAACACACTCACAAAGCCTCTGCCTTGTTGGTATTTTCTGATATTGAACAAGCCAGCCAAGCCGTGACTAGACTAAAGCAATCTCCTGTCGCTGCGGTCGAGATGATGGACGGTCGAGCCATGCGTTCAGTTGCGGACAAAGCCGGTATGCCTGATTTCATCAAGTCTCTTGATTTAGAAGCTGCCGCGTTACTGATTGAATCTCACGCTAGCCACCATAAAGCGCTTCAACATCAATGTGGTCAAGTGATGGAGATGTTGAAAGACTTCAAGATTATCGAATCGGTTCCTTTTACCTCTGATGCCAATACTGTCTCAACACTCTGGGGCATTCGTAAAGGCATGTTCCCTGCGGTTGGTGCGGTAAGAGAAGTAGGAACCACCGTCATTATCGAAGATGTCGCCTTCCCCATTGAGAACCTAGCCAATGGCATTCGCGATCTTCAACAATTGTTCGATAAATATCAGTATCAGGAAGCGATCATTTTCGGGCACGCTCTTGAGGGCAACCTGCATTTTGTTTTCACTCAAGGTTTTGAACAACCGGAAGAAATCGAGCGATACGGTGCCTTTATGGATGAGGTCGCTGATTTAGTCGCGGTGAAATACCAAGGCTCTCTCAAAGCAGAGCACGGAACAGGTAGAAACATGGCGCCTTACGTCGAACTCGAATGGGGTAAAGAAGGCTATGCGCTCATGCAGAAAATCAAAGCCTTGTTTGATCCAAACGGGTTACTTAACCCGGGCGTAATTATTAATGACGATCCCAAAGCACATTTGAACAACTTGAAGTTGATGCCTGCAGCCGATGACCTTGTTGATCGCTGTATCGAATGCGGCTTTTGTGAACCTGTTTGCCCATCACGCACTTTGACTCTCTCGCCAAGACAGCGCATCGTTCTGTATCGAGAACTTCAGCATCGACGCAAACAAGGAGCTTTAGATTCGGCAGATGAGTTAAACAAAGTATTCGAATATCAAGGTCTCGATACCTGTGCAGCAACAGGTCTGTGTGCAGACAGATGCCCTGTTGGTATCAATACCGGCGACCTAGTGAAAAAATTGCGCAGTGCCAAATACGAAAAGTTCACACCAATAGCACTTTGGACTTCGGAACATTTTGCAGCCACAACAGCAATGACCCGTTCAGCGCTAAAATTGAATAAAGTCGCGACGAATATCCTAGGTGAGAAATCAGTAAAGAGTATCGTGGATGGAACGCGAAAACTGACTCGCGGGAAAACACCAGTTTGGCTAGCTGAAATGCCTCTAAGCAATGGATATCCCCTTGCCAAAGCTGCGGGTGATCTTCCTCAACGAGAAAAGAAAGTGGTTTATATGCCATCCTGCGCTAGTCGCAGCATGGGACAACAATCGGATGCAGCAGATCAACGACCATTAACTGAAGTTACTCTATCTATTCTGAATAAAGCTGGGTATGAGGTAGTCCTCCCTGACGAACTTAACCAGCAATGCTGCGGTATGCCTTATGACAGCAAAGGAATGAACGATATTGCCAAAGACAAAGCTCACCAACTTGAAGAAGTGCTATGGAAAGCCACTCAATATGGTCAATATCCGGTACTCATGGATACCAGCCCTTGTGCTAAGCGTAGTCTTGAGCTGTTTAGCAAACCATTGAAAGTTTACGAACCCACAGGTTTTGTTAGCCAATATTTGTTGGAGCATTTGTCCATCACACCAAAACAGGAAACGGTGATGCTACACGTTACCTGCAGTTCCCGCCGCATGGGTTTGACCAACGCGATGACAAATCTTGCGAAAGCGTGTGTGAACACTGTTATTGTCCCAGAACATATTGAATGTTGCGGATGGGCAGGAGACAAAGGGTTTACCACACCGGAACTTAACGCTGCCGCTGTTCATCCATTAAAAGAGCAAGTACCAGAAGGCTGTACTCGAGGTTTTAGTGACAGCCGAACCTGTGAGATCGGTTTATCGCACCACAGTGGAATTACTTATCAGTCTATCCTCTACTTAGTAGACGAAGTCTCGAGACCTCGTTGA
- a CDS encoding GFA family protein: MDHLNSEDILTGHCHCGNITLKIPHLSKTATECNCSICSRYAAIWGYFKDSEVKIITKENNVGDYSWGDKDIIFHHCTNCGCITHYSSANKSNSERVAVNYRMFNPTILTTIKIRHFDGAVSWTYID; the protein is encoded by the coding sequence ATGGACCATTTGAATAGCGAAGACATACTTACTGGTCATTGCCATTGTGGGAATATCACTTTGAAGATCCCTCATCTTTCAAAAACAGCCACCGAATGTAATTGCTCGATTTGCTCACGTTACGCTGCCATTTGGGGATATTTCAAAGATTCTGAAGTTAAGATCATTACCAAAGAAAATAATGTAGGTGATTACAGCTGGGGTGACAAAGATATTATCTTCCATCACTGCACCAACTGCGGCTGTATTACCCATTATTCGTCCGCTAACAAGTCAAACAGCGAAAGAGTCGCTGTCAACTACCGCATGTTCAATCCAACTATCCTCACCACCATCAAGATTCGTCATTTTGATGGTGCGGTGTCATGGACTTATATCGATTAA
- a CDS encoding TetR/AcrR family transcriptional regulator: MKKTRSELKREAILLAAKEAFREFGAQNTSMDKIAALAQVSKRTVYNHFSSKEVLIMTLLADLWSATANLVDSELLVALPMEEQLEQLLYSEIEILSSNEYIDLARVVIGYYLYRPDELLEQSEQMAKKESQIFSWLKHQVSLKNLVIQDVELANGQLHSLVKGGCFWPQVMGIQASLSEQEKRYLAKQNTQFFISHYGCKK, translated from the coding sequence ATGAAAAAAACTCGAAGTGAATTAAAACGTGAAGCGATATTGTTAGCTGCCAAAGAGGCTTTCCGAGAATTCGGGGCGCAGAACACCAGCATGGATAAGATTGCGGCATTAGCGCAGGTTTCTAAGCGTACGGTATATAACCACTTTTCATCCAAAGAAGTTCTAATCATGACTTTGCTGGCTGACTTGTGGAGTGCGACAGCGAATTTAGTCGATTCAGAGTTATTAGTTGCGTTGCCGATGGAAGAGCAGCTAGAACAATTGCTTTACAGTGAAATAGAAATTCTTTCCTCAAACGAATACATAGATCTCGCTCGTGTAGTTATTGGATACTACCTGTATCGCCCAGATGAGTTGCTTGAACAATCAGAGCAAATGGCGAAAAAAGAGAGTCAAATATTCAGTTGGCTTAAGCATCAGGTGAGCCTGAAAAATCTTGTTATTCAGGATGTTGAACTGGCTAATGGTCAGCTACACAGCTTGGTTAAAGGGGGATGTTTCTGGCCACAAGTGATGGGTATCCAAGCCAGTCTGTCAGAGCAAGAGAAGCGCTATTTGGCTAAGCAAAACACCCAGTTTTTTATCAGTCACTACGGGTGTAAAAAATAA